The sequence GATTCTACGACAAAACTCCCGGTTTTTCTTCTAAAAAAGGGGTTTCCGAGGACGATATAAAGCCCTCTCGGGGAAAGATGACATTACCGAAGGTCCTGACCTACGATGAGATCGATCGGCTGCTCATCTCCTTCGATGACACCAATGACTTTGCTGTATGTAGGATGATGTATCATTCCCCATACATTAGTCCATTGTGAAGCCATTGCGCTTCCACGGGGTGCAGATTCCTCCGGGCTTGTCATGTACCTCAGGGACGGCCGTCCTGTAACCGTTCATCTGCTCGTAGCAGCCCGCCGAAATGCCCACAATCCCTGCCCTGATAATGATAATGGATTCTCTTAACATGCTCATAAAATTTTTTTAAAAAAAAGGTTTCTATCGCATCTGTCTGCTCAATTCGATCCGGCCCAGTTCAACATCGACCCTCCTCTGATCGGGAGACTCTTGCCTAGATGGAAAAGATGAGCGTTGGGGAGCGGCCCTGGTGACGATATCCTTGAGCATTGCCGCAATGCTATTCACCGTACCGCTCAAGAAGCTTTTAGAACTGGTGCCAGAAACGAGCGTGATGTTCTCCTGCAGGTTCACACCGCTCGAACTGTCCACGAGCTCGACCATTGGTTGTGGCATTCCAAAGGAGCAGGTAGGACCGCTGATGGCCGATATATCGACATCGGCCATTTGTCCAACGTCCACAACACTGATCCACGAGGCATATGTAGTGATATATTGTTCCTCCAGGGGCATAGCAAGCCCCGGGGTGACAATCTCTGGGTCATCGAGCTTAGCATCTTTTTTCTCTGGTGCTCGGATCATGCTGCCAACTCCTGGTGACGCTCAATATCGCCGAAATTGGGGATCAGAGACCCAAAACCTAAGAAAAAGACGGCGTTCAGTCCTAGAATTGCGACGGGATAGATGTGCACCGAGCTATCATAGATAGGCAAGTATGCCAGCAGATCGAATACCACCATCAATATGACAGAAAGGGACAGGTACTGCATCCTTGTCCAGTTCAGTCTGGCAGATACGTATGGGAATACGAGAGATGCAGCTAATCCGATGATGATGGCGATGGCGCCCCATCTTATCGCCCAATCCACCAAACTTCCATCGACCCCATAGCCAGCGGTAATGGCTCTCTGTTCGATCGCCTCCCAGGACCCCATTATTATCATGACGCCTAGGAAGGCTACAGATCCGCCGGCAACGAAACCGATTATTATCTGCTCCTTATTGTTCATTGGTACACCGGCCAGATCGATGAAGAGCCCATTTTATGCCTGACCAGATAGAATAGCCCGATAAACATCAGGACCAGCAGCACCGGGAATATGGCCAGGCCCGCTCCCATCGTCGCCACGGCTGGATCGTCGTTCAGCACCTGCACTATGGCCATGGTATTGACCGTCACGGCCATGGTGATGAGGAAGCCGAAGAGTAGAAGCACCATCCCATAGGCCTTCTCCGGACGGGACATCAGCATGAACAAGGCCAGGAATCCCAGCGGTACACACACTCCCAGGTCCAGATAGCGTATCACCCAGAAGGCGTTGGACGCGTTGGAATACGACCCGTCGGCCAGGTCCCCGTTTCCGATCACTTCGGTTATCTGTCCCAGCCACATCTTAGCGAAGAACAGCAACGCCAAGGCGGTCAAGACCACGAACAACCGCAGCCCCCGTCTGCTGAACGCCGGGGTCTCAGAGTCAGTGAATCGAGGGAGGGTCCCGACCAACAGCAACAGGCCTCCCACCATGAGCGCCAGGTATATCCAGAAGTAGTTCTCCGCATTGCCCGGATACAATGTCCATTCCTGCCCCACGCCTACGGAAAGGCCAGTATAGATCAGGGTGATGGGTGTCAGTATCAGGAAGTACTTGGCACCATCTCGGCGCATCAGCTGCAGGGCGCCGCCAATGAGCAGAAGGGGGGCGATTAGGAACAGATCGGCCAGGTCCTGGCCCATTATCTGCCATTCACCCGATTGCGAAGTATGGTACTGCAGATCTCCGGTCCCTAGAGGTCCCAGGGCAGCCATGACGATAAGGACCAGGGCACAGATAATTGCCGTACCCCCGGTCACGAACCAGGGGATGAGGTCGGTCTCCTGACGGTAGAAGGCAGCCATTTACAGCACCCCATCTAGGTCGCTGGCCCATTTCCGGATGACATTCCAGTCTCGGAGGTCATAGAGCTTGTTCAGATCGATGTCCTTCTCCCCTGCGCCCCGTTCGCCGGTATTGTGTACGCTCAGTATGTCCTTGACCAAGAAGCTGTACTTGCTGAAGTCCAGGACGCCCCCGAAAAGGCCGATGTCGATCGGGTGCAATCCAAATTTATCAGCCACGTCCTGCAGGTACTTGCGTCGATATTCGTCCGCTCGAATGGGGTCGAACATCAGGTCACCGCAGCAGGCGAACATGGCCAGCTTCTTTTTGTTCAGGGTTCTGGAGTTCCTATCCAGGAAGCACAGCGCCTCCTTTGACCAGGAACCGTACTCAATGCCGCTTCCGATGACCACCAATTCGTACTGTTCCAGTTCGATGTTCTTACGTCCACGCAGGTCCAGCATATCTGCCTTGTGCCCCTTTTGTTGCAGAACGGAGGTGATCTCCAGCGCCACTTTCTCGGTCGAACCGTACTTGGTGCCGAAGGCGACCAAGGTCTTCACTGCCCCTCACCCCTGGCGATATCATGGCGTACAAGCGCCAGGTAGGCGATGAAGACCGCCGGGAACACTATACCGAAGGCCGCTGAGGATTGCACAGCTAGTACAGCCCAAACGTCGAAGGCGATGGTCGCCAGGCTCAGAGCTATGGTGCCATTATAGCCCCACCGTTCTCCCGTCCAAAGGCCAAAGGCGGTCAGGAGACCTAGGACCCCTAGGACGAAGAACATGATGTTTATGAACATCATGACCTCGTCCGATACCGGGTTATCCAGCACCGGCCCGCATTCCGCAGAGAGCAGGATGGCTATAACGAGCCTGACCACGCTTTGTAATACGGCTAACAAGCAAACTATTACGATTCCTTTTCTTCTAGGGACGTTCGTTTAACTCACCAAAAACGGCCATGACGCCAGGGGTCTTAGGCGCTCGTCAAACGATCGCGAGAAAAAATAGCCCTTAAGCCCCACTAACATGACCTTTCCTTAACCGAAACGGATGAAAATGTGGTTATCCGCATACCATCCAGAGGTGAAGGGTCACTTTTTCTTTGCCTGTCTCAGCATTTCCTGCAATGATGCCTTCTGATGATCCCCGTAGTAAAAGACAGATCGGATGATGTTCGGTACTACGCTCACGAAGATACCTTCCGCCTCGAGCTCTTGGCAGGCGTTCTGCATCTCCCGCACGTTCCTGCTCCAATAAGTGATTATGACCTGATTGGGCAGGTTACTAAAGGTGTATGTACGCACCGTTCCCGGGGCGAACCGCTTGATCAGCAGGAACGCCGCCTTTTCCCGGGGAACGTCGTCCCTAAGTACCAGGTGTATCTGGCTGATGGTGTCTCCCAGAGTATCGGGCTGCCAGTGGATGGATAGCATGATCAGGTCCTCATGGACCATCCGGTTCAGCCGACGGTTGACGGTCTTTACCGTCGTGCCCAGCTCCTCGGCCACCTTGAATATGGGGCGTCGCGCGTCCATGGCCAACGCTTGAATGATGCGCAGGTCCATGGGCGTGAGCACGCTTCCCGTGAAGGGGGGCAGGGGGATGATGCCTACCTGGGGTTCGCTGATCTGGGCATCGCGCTGTACCGCGGAAACGAAATCGGCCAGCTCCGCCGAATCCTTGACATTTCCATGCACATAAACGTAATTACCGCTGGCCACCTGGAAGATCCCCACCTGAGGTATCGCCCGGAACTTGCGATCGACCTCATCCATGGAACGGGCTCTGGACCAACCATGGACCACCACCCACATGACACCCGTCGCCTTGAAGCTCAGTGTGGCATAGGTGCCGCGGATGATCTCCGCCTCGATCAATGATTGAACGCGCCGATGTACCACCTGGGGGCTTAGGCCTAGCTCCTTCCCCAGAGCGGAATAGGATGTGCGGGAATTGCGCATCAGGAGACGACACAGGGCCACATCGGTCTCGTCCATTGACCCCCCATGGCCTTGGTCCGATTTACATTGTTCTGTCGTCGGGTCGAGGATGGAAAATTGTAGGTTTTAGACAAGATCTGATCGGTCAGCGATCATCCACGTTCGGAGAATCTAAATGTGAATAAAAAAGGAGAGATTTCATCGAACGAACGTGGAACCGAAAAAAACTTTGAAATGCCTTCAAAACTGAGAGAATGAGTGAAAAAAAAGCGGGCTCGGAGGGATTTGAACCCTCGGCCTATCGGTTAAGAGCCGATCGCTCAACCTGGCTGAGCTACGAGCCCGAGTATGCCACGAAATCATATTTACATAGATAAACGTTACGGAAACAGCGTTCATTCGATCTTGCGCCAGAAGGGTACGATCTCCTGGGCCTTTCCCCTCTTGATGAGCGCGCACCCTATCGGCGCTGGAAGATTGGCCACATCGTTCTTTGTCAATCGGTAAGGACGGTTCATCCCGGCTATCTCCGGCAGGTCCTCCATGATCCTGACCAGCACCCTATCCGATGGTTGAGGTGCTTCGACATTTTCCTTGGAACTGCCCCCATTGACCCTTCTAAGGGCGTCGTTCATCTGCCCCCGGTCGACCGTCAAGCAGACCGACCCGTTGTTCGGCGCCACGTGGGCCTCTGGTATCTTTCCTTCCATGGAGTATTCGCGGCACTCATTGATGGAACGTAGTACCTGATCGTACATCTCCCGTTCCTCTTCGGTCAAACGGACCAGGTCGATCTTGGCCCCACTGGACGCCCGTGTGGCCATGGTCAGAATCTTCCTCATGCGCAAAAAGAAGATCTGCTGTCCCTTGCTCAAGACCTTCTTGAACTCGTTGGCCATGCCGCTGGCCTTGAAGGAATACGGGTCCTTGCGTATCTCCTCCTCGCTCTCCCTCTTCAGCTTGGCGAGGAAATCTCGGTAGGCCGGATAGAGGTCACGCCTAACCTCCACCAGGTCAGCGGAGCGCTGCTCCTTGCGGTGGATCTCGGTGACCTCCTTGTAGTTGATCTGTTCGAGAGGAGGCGCCATTATACACCGATTCGATTGTTGATATATGAACCTGACCCAACGGCCGTATTAAACTGGCACCCCCCGCTGGCTCTGCTCAAACGTTAAGTAATCCCGCGGTGTTTTCGTGTCGTGGACCTCTCCAAATGCCTGCGGCCTTCCGGGGCGGATGCGGAAATGGACATCATCGTCACGCCGAGCTCTAATAATCCGGGAGTTCAGGATGTCGATCCCTGGAGGCACAGGCTGGTGGTCAAGGTGCACGCCCCTCCGGAGGGCGGCAAGGCCAACGAAGAGGTGGAGGACCTTCTATCATCAGTGATCGGCGTCAAGGTTCAAGTGGTACGAGGTCACACTCAGAGGATGAAAGTTGTGTTGCTGCATTCCTCTCCGGACAAGGTAAGGGCGGCACTGGAGCATCTGAAATGACGGTCGGTCGCTCCTCCCAGGAACGTCTGGATGAGATGCAATCGATCTTGGATGAGATGGCCGAGCGCTCCCCGGACACGGTCATATTGGTCGAGGGACTGCGCGACCGCGGGGCACTTACCATACTGGGTATTAGAGGCGACATCATCCAGGTGCAGAGCAGCACCGGGATATTCCCAGTAGCGGAAGGGTTGTCACGAGAGAAACGTTCCGCCATCATCCTTACCGATTGGGACCGGAAGGGAGGACAGCTGTGCCGACTTCTAAAGAACGCCTTGAAGGCCAACGCCGTTCCCTTCGATGATACCCTGCGCCGACGGTTGGTGACCATCGCCCGTCAGGACATCAAGGATGTGCAATCGTTACCGTCATTATACTCCCGGCTGGTGCAGGAAGTGCAGGCCAGGTAGCGATGGAAGCGTTCGAAATAACGTTGAAGGGCCGGTATCGATGACCCAGCCAAACAAACTATTTATTGGGATACCGGCCTAGGAGTGAACGTTACCATGCCGTTGGACCGCAGGATGCTGGAGGAACTGGGCATCGAGAACGTCGAGGAACTGTTCTCGGACATCCCAGAGAAGATTCGTATCGAGGGGATACCCCTTCCGCAAGGCAAGAGCGAAATGGAGGTCATCCGAACGGTCCAGGACATGCTCTCCAAGAACCTGACCGCCGAACAGGCCCCCTGCTTCCTGGGCGGGGGCATCTACCATCACTTCATTCCCTCCGCGGTGAGCACCATCACCTCACGCTCGGAGTTCCTTACATCCTATACACCGTACCAGGCCGAGATCAGTCAAGGCATGCTGCAATCGATGTTCGAGTATCAGAGCATGATCTCAGAGCTGACCGCGATGGACGTGGTCAACTCATCTAATTATGATTGGTCCACCGCCCTCGGCGAAGCGGCCACCATGTGCCACCGCATCCTGCCGAAGAAGACGTTCCTGGTGCCGGAGGCCATGAGCTGGGAGAAGAGGTCGGTGCTACGCAACTACGTGTCCGGACCGGAACTGAACATCGTGGAATATTCATACGACCCCTACACCGGCGAAGCTGACCTGGAGGACATTCGGCAGAAGATGACCCATGATGTCTGCGGCTTGTATATCGAGGTCCCCAACCTCTTCGGGATCATCGATTCCCGGGCGCCGCTTCTGAAGAAGGAATTCCCCGAAGTGCCGTTGGTGGTCGGAGTTAACCCGCTCTCCCTGGCGCTGGTGAGACCGCCCGGCGAGTACGGTGCGGACATAGTCATCGGGGAAGGTCAATCATTGGGCCTGCCGATGAACGTGGGAGGACCGCTTCTCGGCCTCTTCGCCTGCACATTGGAACATGTACGCAAAATGCCTGGACGACTGATCGGACTGACGAAGGATAACACCGGTCGGCGGGCGTTCTGCATGACTTTACAGACCAGGGAACAGCACATCCGCAGGAGCAAGGCGACCTCCAACATCTGTACTAACGAGGCATTGCTGGCCATAGCGGTCTCTGCCTATCTGGGCATGGTCGGCAGCAAGGGACTGCGCGCCCTGGCTCGCATCAACATGAGGAACGCCCGGTCCCTCATGCAGCGCATCGATGAGCTGGATGGTTTCACTTCGCCTTTCTTCAACGGTGCGCACTTCAACGAGTTCGTGGTCAAAACGACGGTAAGGCCGGAGAAGCTGAACAAGCTTCTGCTGCGTCACGGGATCATCGGCGGCATGCCGATGCACAGACACCTTCCGCGCCTGAACGACCATATGCTTCTCACCACCACGGAAATGAACAGCGCGGAGGACATCGATCGTCTGATCGTCGCCCTCAAAGAGGTGGTGCAATGAGCTACCGCCAGGCCAGATATGACGAGCCTCTGATCTTTGAGCTGCTAGGAGAGAACGATTTCTGCCTAATGAGCGAGGATGAAGAGAATGTTCCGGAGAGCATGCGTCGAGAGACCCTGTGCCTGCCAGATCTGCCTGAACGAGAGGTCGTGCGCCATTATGTGAACCTCTCCCAGATGAACTTCGGCGTGGACAACGGGATCTATCCGCTCGGTTCCTGCACCATGAAATACAATCCCAAGTACGCCGACCTGCTGAGCTCCTTACCGACGGTGACGTCGGTGCACCCTTGCCAGGACGAGGATTCGTTGCAGGGGGCGTTGCACCTGATGTTCGAGCTGGAGAAGTGTCTCTGCGCCATCTCTGGCATGGACGCGGTTACCTTGCAACCGGCCGCGGGGGCCCATGGTGAGTTCACCGGAATGCTCCTGACGAAGGCGTACCATTCCGCCAACAACCAACAGAGGGACGAGGTCATCGTCCCCGATTCTGCTCACGGAACGAACCCGGCGAGCGCGGCCATGGCCGGTTATACCGTCGTGGAGGTCCCTTCCGGCCCGGATGGGTGCGTTGACCTGGAAGCCTTGAAGGCGTCGCTATCCGAACGTACGGCGGCGGTCATGGTCACCAACCCGAACACCTTGGGACTGTTCGAGAAGGACATCGGCACCTTGGCCGAAATGGTGCACGAGGCCGGAGCGCTGCTCTATTACGACGGAGCGAACCTGAACGCCATCATGGGCATGACCACACCGGGGATCATGGACTTTGACATCGTGCACTTCAACCTGCACAAGACGTTCGCCACCCCGCATGGAGGAGGGGGGCCTGGTGCCGGGCCGGTCGGGGTCAGAAAGTTCCTGGAACCGTTTCTGCCGGTGCCGCGCATCGTATCGGCCGAGGGAAAGTACGCCCTGGAGTTCGATCGCATCGACAGTATCGGCAAGGTCCGTTCGCTGTACGGCAACTTCGCGGTGCTGGTCAGAGCGTACGCCTACATACTGGCCAAGGGAGGGGATGGTCTGAAGGAAGTGTCGCAGAAGGCCGTGCTCAACTCCAATTACCTGAAGAGCAGGGTGGTCGGGACCTACGAGATGCCTTTCGCCGAACTGCGAAAACATGAGTTCGTGATCTCCGCGCGCAGGCTGGCCAAGGAGAAGGGGATACACGCCTCGGATATCGCCAAAGCGTTGCTGGACCGGGGGTTCATGACCCCCACCATATACTTCCCCTCGCTGGTCGAGGAAGCACTGATGATTGAACCTACCGAGACCGAGTCCAAGGAGACCCTCGACAAGTATGCGCAAGCATTGCTGGACATCGCCAATGGGGACCCGGAAGATATCAAGAGCGCGCCGCACAACACCGCGGTGGGACGGGTGGACGAGGTCTATGCCGCCAAAGAGCTCATCCTCAGTTGGAGGATATACCAACGGAAGCAAGGGAGGGGAACTCTTTGAACAGGAAGAAAGGGGCGTTCATAGTACTGGAAGGGATAGACGGCACCGGAAAGAGCACCATCTCCAGGAAATTGGCCGATTGGATGCGGGAGATGGGGCGAGAGGTGGTGCTGACCGCGGAACCGACCAAGGACTGGCTGGGATTGGCCGTACGAAGGTCCAACGAAGAAGGGCTGGACCCCCTCACAGAATCGCTGCTGTTCACCGCTGACCGCTGTGAGCATACCAAACAGATCGTTCAATGGATGGACCAGGGCAAGATGGTGATCTGTGATCGATATTTCGGCTCCACGGTCGCCTATCAGGGCGCCGCCTTGCAGGAGAGCATGGGAGAGGAGGGCCTGCCCTGGCTGGTCCTGATCAACTCACCGGTGATCCGTCGCCCTCATATGACAGTTCTGCTGACCAGCGATGTTGACCTGGCCATGAAACGGGTGGGGGATCGCGGGTCCCTTAGTAAGTTCGAGAGAAGCGATTATCTGAAACAGGTGCAGGAGAACTATCTGATGCTGGTCGATAGGTTCGACTGGCGCATTGTAGATTCCAATGGACCGTTGCCAGATGTGCTCGAGCAGGTAAAGAGGGTCGTACAAGCATACGTTTAAATCGAGACCTTCGAATTTACAGGCATGCATCCCTCCGAGGGAATTCGTGGCAGTGTATCCTCCCTGCTCAGCGGGAAGACCATCGTATTGGGCATCACTGGTTCCATTGCCGCGGTGGAATGCTTCGAGCTTTCCCGGGAACTGATGAGGCACGGTGCGCGAGTGATCCCGGTCCTGTCATCGGAGGCGACCAAACTGGTCACTCCGTACGCCATGAGCTTCGCAACTGGAGAGGAGACCATCACAGAGCTGGACGGACGTGTGCAGCACGTGACCCTGCTGGGAGACGTGCCCGGACGGGCCGATCTTCTGCTCATCGCCCCCTGCACGGCCAACACCATCTCCAAGATCGCCTGTGGGATCGATGATACGACCGTGACCACCATGGCCACGGTGGCCTTGGGATCGGGAGTCCCCCTGCTCATAGCCCCGGCGATGCACGGGGCAATGTTCCACAACCCCATGGTGGCCGAGAACATCGAGCGCTTAAAGAAGGCGAACGTGGAGTTCATCGGTCCGCGCATGGAGGGACGGAAGGCCAAGATCGCCAATATGCAGGAGATAGTCCATGCCACCATCCGCAGGTTGAGCGCCGGGGAGATGTGCGGCAAGAAGGTACTGGTCATCGGTGGTTCCTCCGCGGAACGGATGGACGACATGCGCATAATCACCAATCTCGGGACCGGAGAGACCGCGGTGGAATTGGCCATGGCCGGTTACCATCAGGGCGCGGATATGGAACTGTGGATGGGGCGGCACAGCGTGGCGCTGCCTTCGTTCCTACCGACGCGTCGCTTCGAGAGCTTGGCCGACCTGAAGAATATGATCCCCGATATTTCCCATGACATCGTGCTGGTCCCGGCCGCCCTATCTGATTTTACTTTGAACGGGGAGAGAGGTAAGTTGCCGTCAGAGGAGGGCGGGGTGACACTGCGATTGAAGAGCGCACCCAAGATGTTGCCCCTCATCCGCGAAAGATGCGGAACGGTGGTAGGCTTCAAGGCCGAATCCCAGGTCGATGAGGCGACCCTCCTATCGGAGGCCCGTTCATCGTTGAAGAAGAACGATCTGCTGGCGGTCGCAGCTAACGATCTAAAGGACGTGACCAAGGGTCAGACCAGGATCGTGCTTGTCACTAAAAAAGGAAAAAAGGCCCTGGAGGGCAGCAAGTCCCAAGTGGCCCATATGATCATCACGGAGGTTTCCAACCTATGAAGACCAAGGCGTTCTGCCCCGGGCACATCACCGGACTGTTCCAGGTCTGCGAGCATGAGGATGTCATGACCTGTGGTTCACGAGGCGCTGGATTGAGCATCTCGTTGGGCGTGATCAGCGAGGTCGAGGTGACGGAAGGTACTGGCATGATAAACATCTGGCTGAACGGATTGAAAGCTCAAGCGCCGGTCACCGAGCACGCCGTCCGTTCATTGCTTGGCGATAGGAAACTGGACGTTGATGTGCACAACGAACTGCAGATCCCCTTGGCACAAGGTTTCGGCACCAGCGCCGCAGGTTCGTTGTCCGCGGCTTGGGCCTTGGCCTCTTTATTGGATCTACCAGAGGGGGAGGCGTACTCCGCAGCCCACTCCGCCGAGATCGTTAACCGCACGGGCATGGGTGATGTCTCCGGCATCATGCGCGGGGGGATCGAACTGCGAAAGAAGCCAGGGCTTCCGCCCATCGGAGATGTGCAGCGGATGAACGGCCATATGAACCTCGTCCTCGCCATCGTCGGACCTTCCATCCCCACCACGGAGATGCTGGGCAAGAAGGAAGTTCGGGAACACATCAACGCTGTGGGCGAAAGATGCGTGGACGATCTGATGCGGGAACCGACTCTGGACAACTTCTTCCGCCTGTCCAACGAGTTCATGGAAGGGTCCGGGCTTTCCACGCCGGAGGTGCGCCGAGCGGTCTGGGAGGCCAAGAAATGGGGCTGGGCCAGCCAGGCGATGATCGGCAATTCGATCTTCGCCACTGGTCCGGACCTGACGCTTCTGCAGGAGGCCCTCTCCGCCTATGGGGAGACGTTCCTTTGCACCTTGGACGTCAAGGGGCCTAGGCTGCTCTGATCCCTACTCATAGAGAGTGAACAACTGGTCGTCCTGGCCCACGTCGAACAGTCCGATGCGAGCCCCGCAGTCCAGCCAGCCATGGGAATAGTTGACCGAGGCGAACGCGTTCACATAATCGCCTTTCTCGGCGAAGTGCTTGGCATCCTGGTAATAGGTAGTGGCCATCTCCAGGAACGATTCGGCCAATTTGCGATTGAAGGAACGCTCGGGCGCGGCGATCCCGATCTTGTCCAAGGCTCGCTTGGTGATGTCCAAGTACCTTTCCAGATGCTCTTTGGAAATGGTGTCCCGCATCTCACAGCCTCTTGGAGGGGATGATCTCCACGCTCTCCCCGCCGTGCCTGCTCTGCCTGGGACGGACCTCCACGAACAGAGGCATCTGTATGTTGCCGCCCATGATGAGAGCGACGCCGATCGGAAGCCTTTGTATCTCGTCCTCCATTCCAGCCTGCAATCCCTCGACAGAGGCGGCGATGGCCTTCAGATCGTTCGGGTTGGTGACCTTCAGGATCATTTGGGTATTGCATTGGGATAGCACGTTCTTGTCGATCTTGGCCGCCCTCTGAGAAATGATGGTCAGACCAAGACCGAACTTACGGCCTTCCGCAGCAATGGTCCTGAATATCTTGGAACAGGACGTGGTCCCCTGCTGGGGGCAGAAGTTGTGGGCCTCCTCGGCGATGAGCATCATCGGCGGGACCTTGCCCAGTTTGCGCAGTTCGAACATTGC comes from Methanomassiliicoccales archaeon and encodes:
- a CDS encoding flavodoxin domain-containing protein; the encoded protein is MKTLVAFGTKYGSTEKVALEITSVLQQKGHKADMLDLRGRKNIELEQYELVVIGSGIEYGSWSKEALCFLDRNSRTLNKKKLAMFACCGDLMFDPIRADEYRRKYLQDVADKFGLHPIDIGLFGGVLDFSKYSFLVKDILSVHNTGERGAGEKDIDLNKLYDLRDWNVIRKWASDLDGVL
- a CDS encoding pantoate kinase, producing the protein MKTKAFCPGHITGLFQVCEHEDVMTCGSRGAGLSISLGVISEVEVTEGTGMINIWLNGLKAQAPVTEHAVRSLLGDRKLDVDVHNELQIPLAQGFGTSAAGSLSAAWALASLLDLPEGEAYSAAHSAEIVNRTGMGDVSGIMRGGIELRKKPGLPPIGDVQRMNGHMNLVLAIVGPSIPTTEMLGKKEVREHINAVGERCVDDLMREPTLDNFFRLSNEFMEGSGLSTPEVRRAVWEAKKWGWASQAMIGNSIFATGPDLTLLQEALSAYGETFLCTLDVKGPRLL
- the gcvPA gene encoding aminomethyl-transferring glycine dehydrogenase subunit GcvPA, translated to MPLDRRMLEELGIENVEELFSDIPEKIRIEGIPLPQGKSEMEVIRTVQDMLSKNLTAEQAPCFLGGGIYHHFIPSAVSTITSRSEFLTSYTPYQAEISQGMLQSMFEYQSMISELTAMDVVNSSNYDWSTALGEAATMCHRILPKKTFLVPEAMSWEKRSVLRNYVSGPELNIVEYSYDPYTGEADLEDIRQKMTHDVCGLYIEVPNLFGIIDSRAPLLKKEFPEVPLVVGVNPLSLALVRPPGEYGADIVIGEGQSLGLPMNVGGPLLGLFACTLEHVRKMPGRLIGLTKDNTGRRAFCMTLQTREQHIRRSKATSNICTNEALLAIAVSAYLGMVGSKGLRALARINMRNARSLMQRIDELDGFTSPFFNGAHFNEFVVKTTVRPEKLNKLLLRHGIIGGMPMHRHLPRLNDHMLLTTTEMNSAEDIDRLIVALKEVVQ
- the gcvPB gene encoding aminomethyl-transferring glycine dehydrogenase subunit GcvPB produces the protein MSYRQARYDEPLIFELLGENDFCLMSEDEENVPESMRRETLCLPDLPEREVVRHYVNLSQMNFGVDNGIYPLGSCTMKYNPKYADLLSSLPTVTSVHPCQDEDSLQGALHLMFELEKCLCAISGMDAVTLQPAAGAHGEFTGMLLTKAYHSANNQQRDEVIVPDSAHGTNPASAAMAGYTVVEVPSGPDGCVDLEALKASLSERTAAVMVTNPNTLGLFEKDIGTLAEMVHEAGALLYYDGANLNAIMGMTTPGIMDFDIVHFNLHKTFATPHGGGGPGAGPVGVRKFLEPFLPVPRIVSAEGKYALEFDRIDSIGKVRSLYGNFAVLVRAYAYILAKGGDGLKEVSQKAVLNSNYLKSRVVGTYEMPFAELRKHEFVISARRLAKEKGIHASDIAKALLDRGFMTPTIYFPSLVEEALMIEPTETESKETLDKYAQALLDIANGDPEDIKSAPHNTAVGRVDEVYAAKELILSWRIYQRKQGRGTL
- the coaBC gene encoding bifunctional phosphopantothenoylcysteine decarboxylase/phosphopantothenate--cysteine ligase CoaBC; amino-acid sequence: MHPSEGIRGSVSSLLSGKTIVLGITGSIAAVECFELSRELMRHGARVIPVLSSEATKLVTPYAMSFATGEETITELDGRVQHVTLLGDVPGRADLLLIAPCTANTISKIACGIDDTTVTTMATVALGSGVPLLIAPAMHGAMFHNPMVAENIERLKKANVEFIGPRMEGRKAKIANMQEIVHATIRRLSAGEMCGKKVLVIGGSSAERMDDMRIITNLGTGETAVELAMAGYHQGADMELWMGRHSVALPSFLPTRRFESLADLKNMIPDISHDIVLVPAALSDFTLNGERGKLPSEEGGVTLRLKSAPKMLPLIRERCGTVVGFKAESQVDEATLLSEARSSLKKNDLLAVAANDLKDVTKGQTRIVLVTKKGKKALEGSKSQVAHMIITEVSNL
- a CDS encoding DUF357 domain-containing protein, whose product is MRDTISKEHLERYLDITKRALDKIGIAAPERSFNRKLAESFLEMATTYYQDAKHFAEKGDYVNAFASVNYSHGWLDCGARIGLFDVGQDDQLFTLYE
- a CDS encoding AsnC family transcriptional regulator encodes the protein MDETDVALCRLLMRNSRTSYSALGKELGLSPQVVHRRVQSLIEAEIIRGTYATLSFKATGVMWVVVHGWSRARSMDEVDRKFRAIPQVGIFQVASGNYVYVHGNVKDSAELADFVSAVQRDAQISEPQVGIIPLPPFTGSVLTPMDLRIIQALAMDARRPIFKVAEELGTTVKTVNRRLNRMVHEDLIMLSIHWQPDTLGDTISQIHLVLRDDVPREKAAFLLIKRFAPGTVRTYTFSNLPNQVIITYWSRNVREMQNACQELEAEGIFVSVVPNIIRSVFYYGDHQKASLQEMLRQAKKK
- a CDS encoding DUF167 domain-containing protein, whose amino-acid sequence is MDLSKCLRPSGADAEMDIIVTPSSNNPGVQDVDPWRHRLVVKVHAPPEGGKANEEVEDLLSSVIGVKVQVVRGHTQRMKVVLLHSSPDKVRAALEHLK
- the tmk gene encoding dTMP kinase; its protein translation is MNRKKGAFIVLEGIDGTGKSTISRKLADWMREMGREVVLTAEPTKDWLGLAVRRSNEEGLDPLTESLLFTADRCEHTKQIVQWMDQGKMVICDRYFGSTVAYQGAALQESMGEEGLPWLVLINSPVIRRPHMTVLLTSDVDLAMKRVGDRGSLSKFERSDYLKQVQENYLMLVDRFDWRIVDSNGPLPDVLEQVKRVVQAYV
- a CDS encoding Toprim subdomain protein; the protein is MTVGRSSQERLDEMQSILDEMAERSPDTVILVEGLRDRGALTILGIRGDIIQVQSSTGIFPVAEGLSREKRSAIILTDWDRKGGQLCRLLKNALKANAVPFDDTLRRRLVTIARQDIKDVQSLPSLYSRLVQEVQAR